From one Papio anubis isolate 15944 chromosome 12, Panubis1.0, whole genome shotgun sequence genomic stretch:
- the PSMA1 gene encoding proteasome subunit alpha type-1 isoform X1, with protein sequence MQLSKVKFRNQYDNDVTVWSPQGRIHQIEYAMEAVKQGSATVGLKSKTHAVLVALKRAQSELAAHQKKILHVDNHIGISIAGLTADARLLCNFMRQECLDSRFVFDRPLPVSRLVSLIGSKTQIPTQRYGRRPYGVGLLIAGYDDMGPHIFQTCPSANYFDCRAMSIGARSQSARTYLERHMSEFMECNLNELVKHGLRALRETLPAEQDLTTKNVSIGIVGKDLEFTIYDDDDVSPFLEGLEERPQRKAQPAQPADEPAEKADEPMEH encoded by the exons tttCGAAATCAGTACGACAATGATGTCACTGTTTGGAGCCCGCag ggcaGGATTCATCAAATTGAATATGCAATGGAAGCTGTTAAACAAGGTTCAGCCACAGTTGGTCTGAAATCAAAAACTCATGCAGTGTTGGTTGCATTGAAA AGGGCGCAATCAGAGCTTGCAGctcatcagaaaaaaattctcCATGTTGACAACCATATTGGTATCTCAATTGCGGGGCTTACTGCTGATGCTAGACTGTTATG taattttatgcGTCAGGAGTGTTTGGATTCCAGATTTGTATTTGATAGACCACTGCCTGTGTCTCGTCTTGTATCTCTAATTGGAAGCA AGACCCAGATACCAACACAACGATATGGCCGGAGACCATATGGTGTTGGGCTGCTTATTGCCGGTTACGAT GATATGGGCCCTCACATTTTCCAAACCTGTCCATCTGCTAACTATTTTGACTGCAGAGCCATGTCCATTGGAGCCCGATCCCAGTCAGCTCGTACTTACTTAGAGAGACATATGTCTGAATTTATGGAGT GCAATTTAAATGAACTAGTTAAACATGGTCTGCGTGCCTTAAGAGAGACACTTCCTGCAGAACAGGACCTAACTACAAAG AATGTTTCCATTGGAATTGTTGGTAAAGACTTGGAGTTTACAatctatgatgatgatgatgtgtctCCATTCCTCGAAGGTCTTGAAGAAAGGCCACAGAGAAAGGCACAG CCTGCTCAACCTGCTGATGAACCTGCAGAAAAGGCTGATGAACCAATGGAACATTAA
- the PSMA1 gene encoding proteasome subunit alpha type-1 isoform X2, protein MFRNQYDNDVTVWSPQGRIHQIEYAMEAVKQGSATVGLKSKTHAVLVALKRAQSELAAHQKKILHVDNHIGISIAGLTADARLLCNFMRQECLDSRFVFDRPLPVSRLVSLIGSKTQIPTQRYGRRPYGVGLLIAGYDDMGPHIFQTCPSANYFDCRAMSIGARSQSARTYLERHMSEFMECNLNELVKHGLRALRETLPAEQDLTTKNVSIGIVGKDLEFTIYDDDDVSPFLEGLEERPQRKAQPAQPADEPAEKADEPMEH, encoded by the exons ATG tttCGAAATCAGTACGACAATGATGTCACTGTTTGGAGCCCGCag ggcaGGATTCATCAAATTGAATATGCAATGGAAGCTGTTAAACAAGGTTCAGCCACAGTTGGTCTGAAATCAAAAACTCATGCAGTGTTGGTTGCATTGAAA AGGGCGCAATCAGAGCTTGCAGctcatcagaaaaaaattctcCATGTTGACAACCATATTGGTATCTCAATTGCGGGGCTTACTGCTGATGCTAGACTGTTATG taattttatgcGTCAGGAGTGTTTGGATTCCAGATTTGTATTTGATAGACCACTGCCTGTGTCTCGTCTTGTATCTCTAATTGGAAGCA AGACCCAGATACCAACACAACGATATGGCCGGAGACCATATGGTGTTGGGCTGCTTATTGCCGGTTACGAT GATATGGGCCCTCACATTTTCCAAACCTGTCCATCTGCTAACTATTTTGACTGCAGAGCCATGTCCATTGGAGCCCGATCCCAGTCAGCTCGTACTTACTTAGAGAGACATATGTCTGAATTTATGGAGT GCAATTTAAATGAACTAGTTAAACATGGTCTGCGTGCCTTAAGAGAGACACTTCCTGCAGAACAGGACCTAACTACAAAG AATGTTTCCATTGGAATTGTTGGTAAAGACTTGGAGTTTACAatctatgatgatgatgatgtgtctCCATTCCTCGAAGGTCTTGAAGAAAGGCCACAGAGAAAGGCACAG CCTGCTCAACCTGCTGATGAACCTGCAGAAAAGGCTGATGAACCAATGGAACATTAA
- the PSMA1 gene encoding proteasome subunit alpha type-1 isoform X3, translating into MEAVKQGSATVGLKSKTHAVLVALKRAQSELAAHQKKILHVDNHIGISIAGLTADARLLCNFMRQECLDSRFVFDRPLPVSRLVSLIGSKTQIPTQRYGRRPYGVGLLIAGYDDMGPHIFQTCPSANYFDCRAMSIGARSQSARTYLERHMSEFMECNLNELVKHGLRALRETLPAEQDLTTKNVSIGIVGKDLEFTIYDDDDVSPFLEGLEERPQRKAQPAQPADEPAEKADEPMEH; encoded by the exons ATGGAAGCTGTTAAACAAGGTTCAGCCACAGTTGGTCTGAAATCAAAAACTCATGCAGTGTTGGTTGCATTGAAA AGGGCGCAATCAGAGCTTGCAGctcatcagaaaaaaattctcCATGTTGACAACCATATTGGTATCTCAATTGCGGGGCTTACTGCTGATGCTAGACTGTTATG taattttatgcGTCAGGAGTGTTTGGATTCCAGATTTGTATTTGATAGACCACTGCCTGTGTCTCGTCTTGTATCTCTAATTGGAAGCA AGACCCAGATACCAACACAACGATATGGCCGGAGACCATATGGTGTTGGGCTGCTTATTGCCGGTTACGAT GATATGGGCCCTCACATTTTCCAAACCTGTCCATCTGCTAACTATTTTGACTGCAGAGCCATGTCCATTGGAGCCCGATCCCAGTCAGCTCGTACTTACTTAGAGAGACATATGTCTGAATTTATGGAGT GCAATTTAAATGAACTAGTTAAACATGGTCTGCGTGCCTTAAGAGAGACACTTCCTGCAGAACAGGACCTAACTACAAAG AATGTTTCCATTGGAATTGTTGGTAAAGACTTGGAGTTTACAatctatgatgatgatgatgtgtctCCATTCCTCGAAGGTCTTGAAGAAAGGCCACAGAGAAAGGCACAG CCTGCTCAACCTGCTGATGAACCTGCAGAAAAGGCTGATGAACCAATGGAACATTAA